The genomic stretch CTTTTAGGTTTTGCCAAGTCTAACAATGATACTCTTCCTTGAAGTTCGGTGACTTTGTCAACATCCAAGATAGTTCACCGGTGGTTTACCCGTTGATGATCTCAGGCAAGAATATATGTGTTAAAGATCTTTCAAGGCTTTCAAATACTAGGATGAAGTTGATGATTAAATTTCAAACAAGAAAATCAATAATACGGGGAGTATTAAAAGTTACCACAGGTACGAAGAAGGTCAATTGGCATGTCGAGCTGGGTTAAAGTCAAGGGAGATTAACGAGACCCTCTCTTCTCGACCGAGCCAATATGCCAGTCAGTCCAGTCAAGCCAACCTACCAGTCATTCCAACTGAGTTGATTCACACTCTTCCCCACCAAAGCACAGCTCTTCCCGGTCGAGTGAGTTGCCGCTCTTCTCGGCTGAGCCAATCCATTCTTCCCGATCGAGCCACAACTCTTCTCGGCCGAGCCACTAGTCATTCCGCCTGAGCTGACCTACCAGTCATTCTAGCGGAGCTAACCTGCTAGTCATTCCGTCCCAGCCACCCCGCAGTCATTCCGGTCGAATTGACCCACCAATCATTCCTACCGAACTGACTCGACACTCATTCAACTGCTTATTCAGCCCCTCTCCGGTCAGTCCTATACTGACAAACTCTTCAATCCCATCCTCCCGACTGACTAGCAGCACGTAGGCCCCCATGTGGGTTTTCAGAACCACAGCTGGTCAATAGCACATGGGACAACACGTGGTACCATAGCACATGGAGTAGCTTGATTAACAtatcattgtggcaaaaggcgattcgctcgccctcaGCGCCTCCGTCAATCCCTCCCtaggctaacacggaggaggtaaatcacgggggcTACTAGCCCAGACAATGACTAGTACATAGGGGAGGGCAGGAATCTGGCTACTAACCAGGATTTGacccccagacctcattgtgacaaCATCCCATGTACTAGCCACTAGTCCATCCCGAGGGGACTTGATTAACATATCATGATCCCACAAGAACTTCTACAATACAAGACGTGGGGCAACATGATCTTTTGATACCTTTGACATGACACATTCTTTACTGTGGATATGACATCTTTTCAGGAATACTTCTTATAAAAGACCCATTCCTACGGGCCAAGGTATATCGGATCCTCATTACTACATGCACTCATTTTTTATTACTCAACTACTGTTCATTTTCTTAGCATTTTTATATCTTGGGAGATCTGACTTGAACATCAGAGTGGAAGGACAAGACTGGTCTGCATTTGAATCCTCTCTCTCGCTCTTTTACCCTTTGCAGACTCTCTAGATGATTTAGTCTAATCCACGGCAACTTAGAGAGAATAGCTCACCGACATCTTCGGCAACCCTACCTTCCTTTTGGTCATGGAGATATGATCAACATTAGCAACACCTCACGTGTAGTCCAACTTTCACCAATTTAAGACCAGATCAACAATTAAACATCGATTGAAAGTGAAcgaattaaacttttgaaaaacaactattttttttctctgtttTTGGCAAAAGTCATCGTTCTAACTGAGCTATTTTGGCAATTCGGGAAATGAACGACTTGAAGGCGCATTCAGGGCCGGCCCTGGTTTTTGTTGATTGATTCTTGCGAAATTAAAGTTTTTTCCCCTGAAAATTAAGAGACTGCGTGATTAAATCAAGTAAAGTacacgagagagagagagagactgaGAGAGGCAGAGAGCTGGTAATATGGTTGCTGTACATATCTGTTCCGATTTGGTAATTGCAAAATCtaaagataattttgaattcGGTCGCCAAGATTTGATTTGGTGGATCGCCGATCGATCAAGCGGCGGCGTTTTCAGATCCGTCAGACCACTCGATGTCCTTGAGCGCTGGCCGAAGCAGGTCGCAGCAGAAGTTGAGGTACTCGAGTGTGTCGCCGCCGGCCTTCGTCACCTCTACCAGCCGCACCGATGGTGCCACCGTGAGGATCTCGGCGGCCACTGCCAGCTTCCCCTTCCGCCCGatctctttcttctccatccgCACTCCTGCCGCGCCGCTCCGCGTCACCAGGAACCTCCCTCCCGTCACATCCTCCAGCTTCGCCACCACCCCCTCGGCGGTCTCCCGCGTCGCGAATCGCATTCCCTCGCTTCTCCGCCCTCGGCCCTGCTCGAACAGGGGCGACAGGTCGAACCCCTCTGACAGCGAGATGAGGTGGAACGCGTTGAGCGTTTTCGCTTCCTCCTCCGCCGCCACCGGCTCGTCATGCTTATTTTCCCCCTTCGACGACGACCCCACCACCGGAGTACGGAGGATACGGGTCTTCTTGAACCAGGGCATCTCCGCCAGCCTCGCCACCGTGAGCCGCGTGGCGGGGTTGGGGTCGAGCAGCTTGGTGACCACGCGTCGCGTCTCGGCAGAGAACCACGGCGGGCACCTGAAGTCGGCGCGGTGGATCTTTTGGTACATGGTGATGAGGTTGTCGTCCTGGAAGGGGAGATACCCCGCGAGCATCACGAACAGGATAATGCCGCAAGACCAGAGGTCGGCCTTCGCACCGTCGTATCCCTTTTTCCTGAGGACCTCCGGCGCCACGTACGCCGGCGTGCCGCACGCGGTGTGGAGGAGCCCGTCGTCAGCGCTGGCAAAGGCGCTGAGCCCGAAGTCGGCAACTTTAAGGTCGCCGGCCTCGTCCAGGAGGAGGTTCTCCAGCTTGAGGTCGCGGTGGTAGACGCCACGGCTGTGGCAAAAGTCGACGGCCGAGATGAGTTGCCCGAAGTAGCGGCGCGCAGCGTCGTCATGGAGGCGTCCGTGGCTGGCGATGCGCGCGAAGAGCTCGCCGCCGCGGACGAGCTCCATGGCGAAGAAGATGCGGGAGCGGGTGGCCATCACCTCGTGGAGCTCGACGATGTTCGGGTGCCGGACCGCCCGCATGACGGCGATCTCGCGCTTCAGTTGCTCTTCCATGCCGGCGCGGAGCACCTTGTCCTTGGCCACCACCTTCACAGCCACCCCCTTACCGCTGCGCACGTCCCGCGCCAGATAGACCTTGGCGAAGGTGCCGTAGCCCAGCACGGGCCCGAGCTCGTAGCGGCCGTGAAGGGGACGTTTCCCCTCCGGCGACGCCGTCTCCGGAAGCAGCTCCTCCATTGAATTTCTCTCGTAATTAATTCGCAAACAAAGGAATCAAAGTGACTAGGAAAAGTAAAAGATTAAGATAGGCGGCTACCCGCCTTCGACTTGCTTGCGGTGGCAGCTCCGGCCATCGTGCTGCTTGCGGTGGCCGGCGAGATCAGGACTCGTTCTCCTCGTCGTCATGGCGACGACGGCGCTGCGACATTCCCAGTTTGGTGTCACTTACCCTCTCACTCTGCTGAACAAACCTTATAATTCACAGATGAGTCTGCTCGAACAGTAGCTAAAACACTTGTCGCCATCTCCTCTCTGCTTCACACGTTTCTGTATTTCGATCCAAGAATGTAATCGCAAATTAATTTCTGCAAATTACTCGTTTATGTTTCATATTATCCAGATCGCatattactttgaaaatatttaaatcatgTATCCAATTTATATTTTACCCTCTGCTCATTCGGCCTTCTATATGATTGAATGGATATTTACcggtataaataaaataaaaaaaaattagacgaATACATATGTCATTTTTAACTTCCTAAATTTATCTATTGATTGATTTTGATCAAAACTGGATTcgatttctaattcttttaattatattcatactttcaaatattatattcatatatatagtaataattttttaaatacaaatcagattttttttaacaattgatTCGATATATTTATATGACCatgaataataattttaattgattaaattttgtttaaaaataattaaaaagattttatgaTTAAACATTTACTACTATAAATTGCTATATCGAGTTGATGTTTGAgtacatgaatataattaaaaaaattagatgagTAGAACTTAATTGTATATCATTTTGAGttttttagatatataaaattaaCTGATAGATTTAGAGAATTTGATCCTAAATGATATAGAATCATGTACTATGTATttgttaagtttttttattttatttacatctTGAAATATTAAGTTGATATACTTTATTGGGATCCATACATTTTTAATTAGAATTACTTTTTTTGttatttatgttttaaaataaaattaatctattGTTATAGTATAATAATCaattatatttttctaaaaacaTACCGAATTGATTGCTATGCTCTAGTAATTGATTCGCGGAGTGGAACTAATGAATGAGTAAAATGAGTATCAAGCATATGGTTTGGTATTTTTAAAGTTGCTTGTGTAATTTGAGTTATGTAAAATTTGAACTACATTGTAATTTACTCGGCaaccatttttatttttattttagagttgatcTTACTTCTTAGTCTCTCTGTACTTGTTTTTTTAGTGTCGTTGTGGTAGAGGGTTCGATGCTATTCCTACCATATGAATTTTATAGTGATAGTGCTTAACCAAACAGTCACGGCGAGTAACAACAGTTGTTCGTATCACATCATCTGTCACATCACTAACTGCATAATTGAACACTTATTTTCAATTATTGCGGTATTTTTATGCATTATTATTCCTCGACAAAATCCTCCGCCACAATTTAGCGATTTAGGTCGATGTGACAGAGTGTTTTTTATTAATTTCAGTTGTTTGTTAAACTGAATTTCACCTGAATAAATTGAAtcttattattaaattaaatattgaaaataaaagagCAATAATCAaaggatgttttttttttttgaatttggatggtgtatctttttttattttttattatcaaaaGGCTTTCCACCTATTAGTTGATTGTAAAATTATACCCATCTTCTCAAGTACATTTTCCAGTATTATATTTTTCTGTTAATACGTCGGACAGTTATTTGAATAGAACAAATCCGCCCACATGGTAATAATTATGAACCATAGTTATTCTAGATATTAGAGTAGTTATAAAATCGTTTATTTGGAGATAATAATATCGAATAGTTTATTTGAAGATAACTATGTAAAAATATGTAGGAGAGATGGAGTGCGTCTCCTAGTGGCACATGAGATGCTATCACATGAGATCATGGGGTCTTATAAGATGCTATATGTAGAAAAATGAATCATCTTTTGTCACATGAAATGAAGCAtcctattattattataataataataataataataataataataatagagataCCCTGCCCAGAATAAAAAACAATCGATAAAATGGTCCTCCTcctttatattttgaaataatttagatACTTAAAAAAGGATATTAAAGAGGTATTAATATAGAAAATTACAACGATATATCTTTTATGATAAAACAGACCCCATATGGAACTGAAGGACGACGATGACTAAGCCGGCGGTACTTAagttctgcgcacactcagacaagcataCAAAACGTTAGAGATCAGACACCAAGCAAAAAGTCTCTGGcgcaggtcctccgacgctcaagtcaagtactttttccctgAAAGAACAGTGTATGAAGGAAAAAATAAGTGTAAAGGACAAGTGTGAATGTGCGAGAAAGCATCCCTGCTCAAGGTAGAGAATCTCCCTTTTAATATGACCGTGCGTACCTCTAGAGCATGACCGATGTTagagaatgtcaggtgtcaggacctgtcgggtgatggaggacgcGTGACACCCTCCCATGGACTGGAAGAAGGTTCCATTCGTAGATGACGGTCGACCGTTGGAATATTTCCTGACATACAGTAATTATTCTCTGATAGACAGTTATGATTCTCTGATCTTGTTGTCGCCTAGTGCCTTTTGTCTCGCCCGGGTGTGACTAGGGGCAGCTTGGGATGATCTGTCAAGTATAACACCTGGCTAGAGTCTTGATGAGAAGGACGAGCTGTGGCGAGAGCCTCATCTTAGCTTGCCTTTTGGATTGCCCAAGAGCCGACCAAGAGTCGGCCTACCGAGAATATCAGGTCTAGATATGTAAACCATGCTAAGGAAACCCGACCAGTCAGAGCAGGTCAGGCATTACCCCTGGTCGCACCCCATATCTCAGATTTGGGATCATGATCTGTAAGCACCCGACCGGGCATCATACGACTGATGATGTCAGGCGGCCCGGCTTCTTCTTTCCCTAATTGTTGATTACCGCGTCCCCTTAACTTCTAATTGTCGCGTCCCCTTAACTTCTGACTATcacatctccttgacttctgacagTCTGGCTTTCTCAGACTCTATCGTTATGCACCGTATCACTTtacatttaacaaaataaaataaaaatacatttgttTTTTATAGCCCTAAAACAATGCATATGAattgttttttaaagaaaacttatGCTCACTAAAATAAATTACGAGTTTTTGAGACTTGAAAATTGAAAAGTCACATGGAGAAAATGAAAGAGGTAAATGGATTGAAAGTGATCGAgcttgataatatttttaataaaatggtTACGAATTAATATCTCAAATTAATTCTTTCACGAAACTGAGTTTTTTTAATCATGCATGAAATAAAATCGTAATTGGCACAAATTTATAAAAACTCCCAAgattaaataaatacattgttgATAAATCCCAAGCCTCTCGTATTATTTAAACATGTTGATTGAGTATTCTTCGTTACGTTTGCGATAACAATCAATCTTAATAATTAAGGAATCTTTTCTGTTTCTTTTGTCAAATCCTTCATATCCTATGCTGTCGTTTAATTATTGGGTGCAGAGAAATTATTTTGAGTACTTATCGCAACTGCTATTGCAAAAGTATTCAATATGGAATAATTCATAGTATTCACATGAGCGATTGGAACTGGAAGATTACTGTTTAGGGTCATGAAAATATTCAGGACAAAGAGAAAGTAGACCATGAACAAATATGTGAAAATCATGAACGTGACTCGCCAGCTCCATTATTGAAGGAAGAATGTGCACTTGTATTACAAGCTTCTGCCACACCATGCAAAATGACAAAACTCAGATAACTACACCACCAACCTGTCATCCTAcgttatatatattatatatcaaAGAAATGATAACATGCACATCCCGTCTGTAAACGACCATGGACAATTGAGTGTCTCTTGGGATGCCTGGATTATTTTTGGACATCCAAAGTCTTGAAATTGACCCGAATGTACACTCATTCCATCATGCTTCGTGTATAGACGGGTGTGTAGATTAttatttctttatatatataaataatattttgtaCATTCTTATCTAAGCTACGGTGAATAATATCCAATGTAAATAATTTAACatggttaaatttttttttcctcttttatttgCATGTAATATTTTTACTCTCTTCTGTATCCAAGTAATCCAACACCAATGTTGGTTTGAAATCAACATcatgatgatgttgatttcaaaCTAGGTCCACATGATCTAAATCAGGTGCTAATCTTTAAAAATTAGCACCAGCCGATTTGAAACTAGCACAAGCTTGTGTAGTATGAATTTGAAATCAGCACCAGTCAACATTAATATTGATTTTAATTTGTATAAACTAGCACCTTATAtaagaagagaggaaaaaaagTTATTTacatataaaaaagaaaaaaaaattaaccacATCAAATCACTCTGGATGTCGTCTATGATCGCTCAAGAAAGAATGTACATGATATGACATCATTCTTTAATGCTATTCATGCATTTATTgtgacaaaagacgaatacgttcgTCCTTAGCGCTTCCAtcaacccgtcccaaggtcaaaatggaggaggtaaatcacggacggctactaatctttggaatagtaactagcatataaggaaggtatttacctcgactttgtcgagattcgaatcccAAATCTCATTATGACAATATCTCATGTGCTaatcactagacccatccgagatgTCTGCTATTCATGTATTTATAAGCCATGCATAAGCACTTACTCATGTGGCAAATTGACTtaattgtgtgtgtgtgtgtgtttcacGTTTAGAGAAGAGATTTTATCTATATCTGATTTTCAATTCTTATTGCATAGAAAgtgaggatttttttaaaaaataaaaacatgtaTCCATAAATTATCCATAGATGAATGAATAGGGTAATATATATCCAAATTTGAAACGTTGTCCGATAGCTCTTGCTCAATAATGGAAAATTCAATGTAAACTATCTGACATAgttaaaatctaattttttttaatctttttttcaTCTACATGTCATAATTTTTCTCTCACGTCTACATACAATAAGttgacttaaattaaaataaaattttcgttCCTCTCTCTCATATGATTGCATGTAATAATCATTGTACTGTTGATTTTTAAAGGTGGTGCAGGTGCTACAATGTTATAGCAGTTACTACACAGTAACtgatacaacgtgtagcagttattaTGTAACTACTGCGTTGTAGCAGCACATGTTGTGTTGTAGCAGTGAAtgtaccgttgtagcagctattgcataATTATAACAGCTACTGTATCGTTATAGTTGTAGCACCTACTGTACAATTATAACAGTTATTGCTTGGTTATAGTTGTTACTGCACCGTTATAGTAACTACTATACAATTGTAGTAGCTATTGCATAGTTATAGTAGTTACtgtaccgttgtagcagctactgtatagttatagcagctactgtACAATTATAGTAGCTACTGCACCGTTATAACAACTACTGCATTGTTATAGCAGATATTATGTAGTAGTTGATATAACATTGTATCATCACTATCACAATGATTATTGCATATAATAATATGAGAGAAGATAAAATTTCATTTGTTACATGtaaataaaagagagattaaaaaaattaaattttgattgtgTCAAATTGTCCACATCGATTACcgctatataatatatatatagatatatacatACAAGTAAGAAATTGATGTAATGACAAATTGATGTAATGTGTCAACCGTAAGGTTGAGTGTATATTCTTTCATCATTCTTTCATGTAGaattttataattattgtgaTTGAGATTTCTGATGCGACTTGATTGTAGTCCTCCAAATGATGAATTTGACTATAATTATGCAAAACATTGTAAGTTCACAAAACAAATAGATAGCAAAAAAATATAATTGATGTTTTGATAGTGTGTTTTTTTGGTTGAAATTTATTTCACAATCTTATAGATATTTGTTAGAGTTACCGGGAATGTGCTGAATTGAAAATTGTatgattttaatttcaaatttgtcTGTTGATCTGATTAGGCGGATCTGCTTCTTAGTCCACGTGATGTTCATAAGTAGGAAGACCGTCAGTACTCAAACTCGAGTGAGTTGTCATGAGTAGGAAGATTGTTTTGAGTACTTTCTAAGTGTTGTGATATCTGAGGGGCCCAAGTTCTTCTCAAGTCCGAGTGAAAAGTCAAGTTCCTGATATATCGAGTGCTAAGTCGGGATGTCAAGTGTCCGACCTATCAAATCGTTGAGTGCTAAGTTCATCGAGTGTTCCCGAGTAGAAGTTAAGTGCTCGAATGGAAGCTGAGTCGAGACGCAAGTCACCCGACTGCCGAGTCTGATTGGATCGTGCAATCGGGAAAAAGAGATGTCGAAACTTACGTTTgatgtaattttcttaaaataagtTTATTTTCTTCCGGTGGTATTTCAAAGTTATGATGGACATTTATTTTTCAGGATATAATGATAGACCTCAAATGCAACTAAACATAAGTTGttcctaacatattttttattGATTGATCGCATAATTTTACCCTTTTATACTAAATCCTTGTTCTTTTGGATGCATATCATTTGTTAACTTATGTTTATTTGAGAAGGGTTGTCTCGATAGCAGACAAGATTTTCTTAAATCTatctttttttttacttattagtgctaattaatctaattatttATGTATCCATCAAATCCATTGATCAAGAATTTTCTTAGATTGGAATGTATTTTGTCTAGACATGATAATATATATTGATCCTTCTAAAAGCTACGTAGATAGCGTGCAGGATAGGTGGCTTTGACGTTGACTTAGAGAAGACTTTACTAGGGAGAGATGATGACACCTGATGCTCCTTTCGGCTCATTTTTGCATACACTCGAAAGATCTAACAGAACATTAAAGTAAAAAAATCAGAGAATGGGTGTCTAACGTGAATTCTTCGATGCTCAAGTTAATAGATGACCAAGCGAAAAGTGGAGAAGAACTATAGTAAAATTGAGTAAGCATAGTAaagagttgttggttgctacttggaaaacctagaggtttcactgtacaaaaattttgtacaaaggtctgaaccttttcctagctaccatgtgttcttttaaattaaattttggatcgcctgcggaacttaacacgtttgatccaaaacttaatctatttgttcttttaggttttgacttggatctcctgcggaacttaacacgtttgacccaagtcaccttaagttattaattccattaaatattaatttccataattggttcccagtactgacgtggcgaggcacatggcctttttggatatgggagcaaccaccaccgactagacaaaaccttttatggaaagctaatatttaatttcctaaaataactttaggttaaccgaaaagaacaatcaaatcacaaggaaaaataaaacaaaagaacacatcatcgaaaaacatattcgaaatactagaatcgtaagtttcttgtatttggtattatttccataaataactagcatgatgcggaaaggaaaaattactagttataccttctagaaagacctcttgatcttctaccgtattcctcttctaacctcggacgttgtgtgggcaa from Zingiber officinale cultivar Zhangliang chromosome 5B, Zo_v1.1, whole genome shotgun sequence encodes the following:
- the LOC121985528 gene encoding CBL-interacting protein kinase 6-like encodes the protein MEELLPETASPEGKRPLHGRYELGPVLGYGTFAKVYLARDVRSGKGVAVKVVAKDKVLRAGMEEQLKREIAVMRAVRHPNIVELHEVMATRSRIFFAMELVRGGELFARIASHGRLHDDAARRYFGQLISAVDFCHSRGVYHRDLKLENLLLDEAGDLKVADFGLSAFASADDGLLHTACGTPAYVAPEVLRKKGYDGAKADLWSCGIILFVMLAGYLPFQDDNLITMYQKIHRADFRCPPWFSAETRRVVTKLLDPNPATRLTVARLAEMPWFKKTRILRTPVVGSSSKGENKHDEPVAAEEEAKTLNAFHLISLSEGFDLSPLFEQGRGRRSEGMRFATRETAEGVVAKLEDVTGGRFLVTRSGAAGVRMEKKEIGRKGKLAVAAEILTVAPSVRLVEVTKAGGDTLEYLNFCCDLLRPALKDIEWSDGSENAAA